In the genome of candidate division KSB1 bacterium, one region contains:
- the uvrA gene encoding excinuclease ABC subunit UvrA — protein sequence MSERRAIFIKGAREHNLKNIDLEIPRDKLVVITGLSGSGKSSLAFDTLYAEGQRRYVESLSAYARQFLGLMEKPDVDYIEGLSPAISIEQRSASRNPRSTVGTVTEIYDYLRLLFARIGKPYCYNCGRPIQRQTVQQIVDQVMSLPMGTKLQVMAPVVRGRKGEYREIFEEARADGYVRVRVDGQVYELENEIKLDKYKKHNIEIVVDRLIIDPKIGSRLTDSVETALQLASGMVLVQIIDGEELFFSEHFACIECGISYEELAPRMFSFNSPYGACPTCNGLGNIMEVDPDLVVPDKNLSLNQGALRPWGEVREGWYFSQLKSVAQKYGFSMDVPFKMLKPEHQRIIYYGSGGDKVRMVYEREDRDTHAEFNTHFEGIINNLERRYRQTTSQYIRTWIESFMNMKPCPSCQGSRLRKETLSVRIEDKNIYQVTQLSIKQAIDFFQQLKLTEREQAISAQILKEINARLRFLINVGLDYLTLDRSAGSLSGGEAQRIRLATQIGSQLMGVLYILDEPSIGLHQRDNRKLIDTLLELRNLGNTVIVVEHDRETIEKADFVVDLGPGAGENGGYVVATGTPKQIAQTENSITGQYLSCKRYIPIPKQRKNGNGQYLELIGARGNNLKSINVKIPLGLFVCVTGVSGSGKSTLINETLYPILVRHIYQAKKTPLPYDKILGLEYVDKVIDIDQSPIGRTPRSNPATYTGLFTPIRDLFAQLPEAKIRGYRPGRFSFNVKGGRCEACQGDGIIKIEMHFLPDIYVTCEVCKGKRYNRETLEIKYRGKSIADVLDMSVSQALQFFDKIPVIQRKLKTLEDVGLGYIRLGQQATTLSGGEAQRVKLATELSRMSTGRTIYILDEPTTGLHFEDINMLLKVLNRLVEKGNTVIVIEHNLDVIKTADYIIDLGPEGGDDGGRIVATGTPEQVAQNPDSYTGQFLRQVLAVTEC from the coding sequence ATGTCGGAACGGCGAGCAATTTTCATTAAGGGTGCGCGGGAACATAATCTTAAAAATATCGATCTAGAAATCCCACGAGATAAGCTGGTAGTGATTACAGGACTATCCGGCTCAGGAAAATCCTCCTTGGCGTTCGATACATTATATGCCGAGGGACAACGGCGCTATGTGGAGTCGCTCTCGGCTTACGCGCGCCAGTTTCTCGGCCTTATGGAAAAGCCGGATGTCGATTATATTGAAGGATTATCGCCAGCTATTTCCATCGAGCAGCGCTCGGCCAGCCGGAATCCGAGGTCTACTGTTGGGACGGTGACGGAGATCTATGATTATCTGAGATTGTTATTTGCCAGGATTGGCAAGCCTTATTGTTATAATTGTGGCAGACCGATTCAACGCCAAACCGTCCAGCAAATTGTCGACCAGGTGATGTCGCTGCCAATGGGGACGAAGCTGCAAGTTATGGCGCCGGTAGTGAGGGGACGGAAGGGAGAATATCGTGAAATTTTTGAAGAGGCGCGCGCTGATGGTTATGTCCGCGTTCGCGTGGATGGTCAGGTCTATGAGCTGGAGAATGAAATTAAGCTGGATAAATATAAAAAGCATAATATTGAAATCGTGGTCGATCGCCTGATCATCGATCCGAAGATCGGCAGTCGGCTGACAGATTCGGTGGAAACAGCGCTGCAATTGGCCAGTGGGATGGTTTTGGTTCAGATTATTGATGGAGAAGAGCTGTTTTTCAGCGAACACTTTGCCTGTATCGAGTGCGGAATCTCTTATGAGGAATTGGCTCCGCGCATGTTCTCTTTCAATAGCCCTTATGGTGCTTGTCCTACCTGCAATGGGTTGGGGAACATCATGGAGGTCGATCCAGATTTAGTTGTGCCAGATAAAAACTTGTCGCTTAACCAGGGTGCGCTGAGGCCATGGGGAGAAGTCCGCGAAGGCTGGTATTTCAGCCAGTTGAAATCTGTAGCGCAGAAATATGGTTTCAGCATGGACGTCCCATTTAAAATGCTAAAGCCAGAACATCAACGGATCATCTATTATGGCTCGGGCGGGGACAAGGTGAGAATGGTCTACGAGCGGGAGGATCGGGATACCCATGCTGAGTTCAACACACACTTTGAGGGAATAATTAACAATCTGGAGCGTCGCTATCGGCAGACCACCTCCCAGTACATTCGAACCTGGATCGAGAGCTTTATGAATATGAAACCTTGTCCCTCCTGCCAGGGATCTCGGCTGCGAAAAGAGACGCTTTCGGTTCGAATAGAAGATAAAAATATCTATCAAGTCACCCAACTTTCGATCAAACAAGCGATCGATTTTTTTCAGCAATTAAAATTGACTGAGCGAGAGCAGGCAATTTCAGCACAAATTTTGAAAGAGATCAATGCACGACTCAGATTTTTAATCAATGTGGGCTTGGATTATCTCACGCTGGATCGTTCGGCTGGAAGTCTTTCGGGAGGTGAAGCTCAGCGGATTCGGTTAGCCACCCAGATCGGCTCCCAATTGATGGGTGTACTCTATATTTTGGACGAACCCTCGATCGGTTTGCACCAGCGAGATAATCGTAAGCTAATTGATACATTGCTGGAACTGCGCAATCTGGGGAATACTGTCATCGTGGTCGAGCATGATCGTGAGACCATTGAGAAGGCGGATTTTGTGGTGGACTTAGGCCCTGGCGCTGGTGAAAATGGCGGGTACGTAGTCGCCACGGGGACGCCCAAGCAAATTGCGCAGACTGAGAATTCCATTACTGGACAATATTTGTCCTGCAAACGATACATTCCCATTCCAAAGCAGCGGAAGAACGGCAATGGTCAATATCTTGAATTGATCGGAGCCAGAGGCAATAATTTAAAGTCCATTAATGTAAAAATCCCATTGGGATTATTCGTCTGTGTCACTGGCGTTTCTGGTTCGGGCAAGAGCACGTTAATCAATGAGACGTTGTATCCAATTTTAGTGCGCCATATTTATCAGGCAAAGAAGACGCCTCTGCCCTACGATAAAATATTAGGGTTGGAGTATGTCGATAAGGTTATAGACATCGATCAATCGCCGATTGGCCGCACGCCGCGCTCGAATCCAGCCACTTACACTGGCTTGTTTACGCCGATCCGTGACCTATTTGCGCAATTGCCCGAGGCGAAAATTCGAGGCTATCGGCCGGGTCGCTTCAGCTTCAATGTTAAAGGGGGGCGCTGCGAAGCGTGTCAGGGCGATGGCATTATCAAAATTGAGATGCATTTTCTGCCGGATATTTATGTGACGTGCGAGGTATGCAAAGGAAAAAGATATAATCGAGAAACTTTAGAAATTAAATATCGCGGCAAGTCCATCGCGGATGTTCTGGATATGTCAGTCTCTCAAGCTTTGCAATTTTTCGATAAAATCCCGGTCATTCAGCGGAAACTCAAGACACTGGAGGATGTCGGCCTGGGTTATATCAGGCTTGGTCAGCAGGCGACCACGCTTTCGGGCGGAGAAGCTCAGCGCGTCAAGTTGGCTACAGAATTATCGCGGATGAGCACCGGCCGAACCATCTATATCCTCGATGAGCCCACCACGGGTCTTCACTTTGAGGATATCAATATGCTGCTCAAGGTGTTAAATCGCCTGGTGGAAAAAGGCAACACAGTGATCGTCATCGAGCACAACCTGGATGTCATCAAAACGGCCGATTACATTATTGATCTCGGACCAGAGGGCGGAGATGATGGCGGCCGAATCGTTGCTACTGGAACCCCCGAGCAGGTAGCGCAAAACCCTGACTCCTACACTGGTCAGTTTCTGCGACAAGTGCTGGCCGTCACCGAATGTTAA
- a CDS encoding ATP-binding protein: protein MLSSEQIVIPAQISYLPVLRNFISRIAARYHFSKSEINALVISVDEACTNIIKHGYRDLPSGSITVTVNVRNDRLIVELIDYGISFDPNQVSDPNLAQYIQNGKKGGLGIFIMKKFLDEIHYFTSGTANILRLVKFRKDSPVMQFLFPIRLLFYRIKELLIPSKAEMLARRS from the coding sequence ATGCTATCCAGTGAGCAAATTGTAATTCCCGCTCAAATCTCTTATCTGCCAGTGCTGCGCAATTTCATTTCTCGCATCGCCGCTCGTTACCACTTCTCAAAAAGCGAAATCAATGCGCTGGTGATCTCTGTCGATGAGGCATGTACGAATATCATCAAGCACGGCTATCGCGATCTCCCCTCCGGCTCGATCACTGTGACAGTCAATGTTCGAAATGATCGCCTGATAGTGGAATTGATCGATTATGGCATCAGTTTCGACCCCAATCAGGTCAGCGATCCCAATTTAGCCCAATACATCCAAAATGGCAAGAAAGGAGGACTAGGAATCTTCATCATGAAAAAATTCCTCGACGAAATCCATTATTTTACCTCCGGTACAGCGAACATACTGAGGCTGGTAAAGTTCAGGAAGGATAGCCCAGTCATGCAATTTCTTTTCCCGATTCGATTGCTCTTTTATCGGATCAAGGAATTGTTGATCCCATCCAAAGCCGAGATGCTAGCGCGACGTAGCTAA
- a CDS encoding class A beta-lactamase-related serine hydrolase, protein MSFISIFSFALMLLVVRGSENQLDKWKALEQKIRQMAAASGGTVAVAFEDLVTGEQLLINETVAMHAASTMKTPVMIEVFKQAELGGLNLSDSILVKNEFRSIVDGSRFTLSRISDSDSSVYRHIGSKLPIRDLVVQMITRSSNLATNLLVELVGVENIMATMKSIGANRIQILRGVEDPKAFERGLNNTTDAYDMLLIMKAIAKKQILSENACNEMLSILLDQKLNRKIPALLPPGTKVAHKTGSITGIDHDAAIVYKSDDHPYVLVILTKDISSHIRAEKLIAQISKLIYDAVE, encoded by the coding sequence ATGAGCTTCATCTCTATTTTTTCATTTGCTTTGATGTTGCTTGTCGTTCGCGGAAGTGAGAACCAATTGGATAAATGGAAGGCTTTGGAACAAAAAATTAGGCAGATGGCCGCAGCCTCCGGAGGAACGGTAGCAGTGGCATTCGAAGATCTCGTCACCGGAGAGCAATTGTTGATCAACGAGACGGTCGCCATGCATGCTGCAAGCACTATGAAAACCCCGGTTATGATCGAAGTGTTCAAACAGGCTGAACTGGGCGGATTGAACCTTTCCGATTCCATACTGGTGAAGAACGAGTTCAGAAGCATTGTTGATGGAAGCCGCTTTACGTTGAGCCGAATCAGCGATAGCGACAGTTCCGTATATCGCCATATTGGTAGCAAACTTCCAATTCGGGATTTGGTTGTGCAGATGATCACTCGGAGCAGCAATCTGGCCACCAATCTCCTCGTGGAATTGGTGGGAGTAGAAAATATTATGGCAACTATGAAATCGATCGGTGCCAATCGGATTCAGATTTTACGCGGGGTGGAAGATCCAAAGGCGTTTGAAAGGGGACTCAACAATACCACTGACGCTTACGACATGCTTTTGATCATGAAAGCTATCGCCAAAAAACAGATCCTTTCTGAAAATGCTTGTAACGAGATGTTGTCCATTCTTTTGGACCAGAAATTGAATCGCAAAATCCCAGCATTGTTGCCCCCTGGTACGAAAGTCGCCCACAAAACTGGTTCGATCACTGGGATTGATCACGATGCGGCCATTGTATACAAATCCGACGATCACCCTTATGTATTAGTCATATTGACTAAAGATATCTCTAGCCACATCAGAGCGGAAAAATTGATTGCGCAAATTTCGAAACTGATTTATGACGCAGTTGAATGA
- a CDS encoding glycoside hydrolase family 78 protein: MPIAPADHLRCENLINPLGIDTPFPLFSWQLHHAHRNERQTAYQIQLGLNVDDFARGKAILWDSHKVQCDRNYQIPYAGAPLSSFTRYFWRVRWWDSHDQVSPFSEVAWFETSALSEADWQAKWISMVQPEQFRSNAIIILGQNMGEYYQVKAIYLRKEFQTSGPIKSARAYVCGLGYYELRINGQKVGDHVLDPAQTDYQRAALYACYDITAYLESQNAIGVILGNGRHIKLYGYDLPKLFLQIHIEYQSGEKQVIISDGTWKVSHGPVMENGIYFGERYDARFEMPGWDRPDFDDSHWQNAIVVQGTKLAAQLLPPIRKTKTLRPQKISSPDSGCYVVDFGQNFTGWVKLTVQGPAGTEIRLRYAELLHEDGRLNTAPNQKAEATDTFILSGAGQETFEPKFTYHGFRYVEISGFPGVPTPDNIEGCFVHTEVEPSGQFSCSNELINRIHQNVLWGQLSNLHSLPTDCCQRDERYGWLGDAHLAAEQAIFNFDMANVYIKFLDDIQHSQKENGSLPDIAPNYLGPDGTHPADPAWGSAYLIIAWYLYWYYGDAHVLERHYPSMKKYVEFLCSQAEGHLIKKLGKYGDWCPPGSIEPKRTKLELTSTWFYYYDTLLLSQMAEVIEKVSDAQFYRSLAEQIKTAFNAAYLENDQYAGHWMSPVARSVDQTSNVLPLYLDMVPADKKEAVLNKLLHSIINDHDYHLDTGIIGTRYLLDVLTDNGHADIAYRIATQRSYPSWGYMIGEGATTLWERWEKITSGGMNSHNHIMLGSVDAWFYRAIAGINCIEPGWKKIRIKPEVFGDLKYATAKVKTVRGEIFVSWQKSEQHFELICRIPVGATAEVHLPLLWEAPVIIENSRILWEPGQSKERISDIKLAGRKGEFLVFQIGSGYYRLQMQGGLPNKIA; this comes from the coding sequence ATGCCAATAGCGCCAGCCGATCACTTACGCTGTGAAAATTTAATAAATCCTTTAGGAATTGACACTCCGTTCCCTCTCTTTTCTTGGCAACTTCATCATGCTCATCGGAACGAACGGCAAACCGCCTATCAAATACAGCTTGGATTAAACGTTGATGACTTCGCTCGAGGAAAGGCAATTTTATGGGACAGTCATAAAGTCCAATGCGACCGAAATTATCAAATCCCTTATGCTGGCGCACCATTGAGCTCATTCACTCGATATTTCTGGCGAGTGCGCTGGTGGGATAGCCACGATCAGGTCAGCCCATTCAGTGAAGTGGCCTGGTTCGAGACCAGCGCACTGAGTGAGGCCGATTGGCAGGCCAAATGGATCAGCATGGTGCAACCAGAGCAATTTCGCTCCAATGCTATTATCATCCTCGGCCAGAATATGGGCGAATATTATCAGGTCAAAGCCATCTATCTGCGAAAAGAATTTCAAACATCGGGTCCAATTAAATCGGCGCGGGCGTATGTTTGTGGTTTGGGCTATTATGAGCTGCGGATCAATGGCCAAAAGGTGGGCGATCACGTGCTCGATCCAGCTCAAACAGATTATCAGCGCGCGGCGCTTTACGCGTGCTATGACATCACTGCTTATCTGGAATCCCAAAATGCTATTGGAGTGATTTTAGGCAACGGACGCCATATTAAGCTCTATGGCTATGACCTTCCCAAATTATTTCTCCAAATTCATATCGAATATCAATCCGGAGAAAAACAGGTAATTATCAGCGATGGCACCTGGAAGGTTTCCCATGGGCCAGTGATGGAAAACGGCATTTATTTTGGCGAGAGATATGATGCTCGTTTCGAAATGCCTGGCTGGGATCGCCCTGATTTCGATGACAGTCACTGGCAAAATGCCATCGTAGTTCAGGGCACAAAACTGGCGGCACAACTCCTGCCCCCAATTCGCAAGACAAAAACGCTTCGGCCTCAAAAAATCAGCAGTCCCGACTCAGGTTGCTACGTTGTCGACTTCGGACAGAATTTCACCGGCTGGGTCAAACTGACGGTGCAAGGGCCAGCCGGAACCGAGATTCGATTGCGCTATGCCGAACTGCTGCATGAGGACGGCCGATTGAACACCGCGCCCAATCAAAAAGCGGAAGCTACTGATACATTCATCTTAAGCGGAGCTGGTCAGGAAACCTTTGAACCCAAATTCACCTATCACGGCTTTCGATATGTGGAAATCAGCGGCTTTCCGGGCGTTCCGACGCCAGACAATATCGAGGGCTGCTTTGTCCACACCGAGGTCGAACCGAGCGGCCAGTTCTCCTGCTCCAATGAGTTGATCAATCGCATCCATCAAAATGTGCTGTGGGGGCAACTGTCCAATCTCCATAGCTTGCCGACCGATTGCTGCCAACGGGATGAGCGCTACGGTTGGCTGGGCGATGCGCATCTCGCCGCGGAACAGGCCATTTTCAACTTCGATATGGCTAACGTTTACATCAAATTTTTGGATGACATCCAGCATTCCCAGAAAGAAAATGGCAGCCTGCCCGATATCGCGCCGAATTATTTGGGACCCGATGGTACGCATCCAGCGGATCCAGCCTGGGGCTCGGCGTATCTCATCATCGCATGGTACCTCTACTGGTATTATGGCGATGCACACGTGCTGGAGCGCCACTATCCTTCCATGAAAAAATATGTCGAATTTCTGTGCAGCCAGGCCGAGGGACATTTGATCAAAAAGCTGGGCAAATACGGCGATTGGTGCCCGCCGGGCAGTATCGAACCGAAACGCACCAAGCTGGAACTCACCTCTACCTGGTTTTATTATTATGACACCTTGCTATTGTCCCAAATGGCCGAGGTAATTGAAAAAGTCAGCGATGCCCAATTTTATCGCAGCTTGGCTGAACAAATCAAAACCGCTTTCAATGCGGCTTACCTGGAGAACGATCAGTACGCTGGCCATTGGATGAGCCCGGTGGCGCGCAGCGTGGATCAGACGTCCAATGTACTCCCGCTGTATCTCGATATGGTCCCAGCCGATAAAAAAGAAGCTGTGTTGAACAAACTTTTGCACAGCATCATCAACGATCATGATTATCACCTGGACACTGGGATCATCGGCACGCGCTATCTGCTGGACGTGCTCACCGATAACGGCCATGCCGACATCGCTTATCGAATCGCGACGCAGCGATCTTATCCCAGTTGGGGCTACATGATTGGCGAAGGGGCCACCACGCTGTGGGAGCGCTGGGAAAAGATCACCAGCGGTGGGATGAATTCGCACAATCACATCATGCTGGGCAGCGTGGATGCCTGGTTCTATCGCGCCATAGCCGGGATCAATTGCATTGAGCCAGGCTGGAAGAAAATTCGGATCAAGCCTGAAGTTTTTGGAGATCTGAAATATGCCACTGCGAAAGTGAAAACGGTTCGTGGGGAGATTTTTGTCTCCTGGCAAAAATCAGAGCAACACTTTGAATTGATCTGTAGGATTCCAGTTGGTGCGACGGCGGAGGTGCATTTGCCACTATTATGGGAAGCGCCCGTGATTATAGAAAACAGCCGAATTCTCTGGGAACCGGGCCAATCGAAAGAGCGCATTTCGGATATTAAATTAGCCGGCCGAAAAGGGGAATTTCTTGTCTTTCAAATTGGAAGTGGATACTATCGGTTGCAAATGCAGGGAGGATTGCCCAATAAGATCGCTTGA
- a CDS encoding M28 family peptidase, translating to MFMQRMIHTLSFLLLFIFSAFTQEKFDQNKALNYIQILCQPQFQARKTGLPGARKAAEWIASQFQNWGLQPGGDQGTFIQHYPMITTHQRKPAKLQLKTGPFAPITYQDENDFHLYFNSGSGKVTAEVIFVGFGISEPQKGWDDYAGIDVAGKIVLIYRGTPSDGQDWSAENERDYKMQQAAKHEAAALLMFERDWAIRGGTIHEDGYFPQLPALSVSKKVALDIFRGTYRQLDHVIRDLAKKPGSFATGKIMSIEAQVDKIEPGVGENVIGILPGNDPILKDEFIVIGAHMDHNGLGTSGFGYFGADDNASGTATVMELARVFASRKSDLRRSLVFIAFGGEEQGLRGSKFFATNPTVPVEKICLMINFDMVGQGNGGAGFGGRNYFPGIVSEMIGALSDSIQKKFSAGRAGGMWGSDHAHFIEQGIPDFTFYSTGDHPFYHQFEDDPSQINPQSLQFVGDRVTELLLRFGNHPSSLLFDGNRQGRTFLMFGDQLDFALTRDQQFREEHELKQWLKEQIDAGFSGVVLPLDGPLFSQPENCYRSIDEMNQWVKNNSHLALRYQNGNSLHQARSEGKIAIATGVVGSQIFQRDLGALRNLPKLGLTFLVLNDRSDMMFEGSKLSAFGEEVLRICQAENIAIFWQIEHHELLQKLLRNFSGKVIVQKRPPLSPLMIEEVKALAQQKNALLWIECQSDVQPHQLSELMDVIASEKLHFSIQVNSQNADTDWPMRLVQALYENRMQRHSRNAVYKEMVKVLGENLRNFLK from the coding sequence ATGTTCATGCAGAGAATGATTCACACTTTGTCTTTCTTATTGCTTTTTATATTTTCGGCCTTTACTCAAGAAAAATTTGACCAAAACAAAGCTCTTAATTATATTCAAATCCTCTGCCAGCCCCAATTCCAAGCCCGCAAGACCGGCCTGCCCGGCGCTCGAAAGGCTGCCGAATGGATCGCCTCCCAATTTCAGAATTGGGGATTGCAGCCCGGCGGCGATCAGGGCACGTTTATTCAGCACTATCCGATGATCACCACCCATCAGCGCAAGCCAGCGAAGCTGCAACTGAAAACCGGCCCGTTCGCCCCAATCACGTATCAGGATGAAAACGATTTTCATCTCTATTTCAATTCAGGATCGGGCAAAGTTACGGCCGAAGTCATATTTGTCGGGTTCGGCATTTCCGAGCCACAGAAGGGCTGGGACGATTACGCGGGTATCGATGTGGCTGGCAAAATCGTGTTAATCTATCGGGGCACGCCGAGTGATGGTCAGGACTGGTCGGCGGAAAACGAGCGGGACTACAAGATGCAGCAGGCCGCCAAACACGAAGCAGCCGCGCTATTGATGTTCGAGCGCGACTGGGCGATCCGTGGGGGAACGATTCATGAAGACGGCTATTTTCCTCAGCTCCCAGCACTGAGCGTTTCAAAGAAGGTGGCGCTGGACATCTTTCGCGGCACCTATCGTCAACTCGATCATGTGATCCGCGATCTGGCGAAAAAGCCTGGCTCTTTCGCCACGGGGAAAATCATGTCCATCGAGGCACAGGTCGATAAAATCGAACCAGGCGTCGGCGAAAATGTCATCGGTATTCTGCCTGGCAATGATCCAATATTAAAAGATGAATTCATCGTCATCGGCGCCCACATGGATCACAATGGGCTCGGGACATCGGGATTTGGCTATTTCGGTGCCGACGATAACGCCTCGGGCACAGCCACGGTGATGGAACTGGCTCGCGTCTTTGCCAGTCGCAAATCGGATTTGAGGCGTTCCCTGGTATTTATCGCCTTCGGAGGCGAGGAACAGGGGCTGCGCGGTTCAAAATTTTTCGCGACCAATCCCACAGTTCCAGTGGAAAAAATTTGTCTCATGATCAATTTCGACATGGTTGGCCAGGGTAATGGCGGTGCTGGCTTCGGTGGCAGAAATTATTTTCCGGGAATCGTATCTGAAATGATCGGCGCGCTCTCAGATTCGATCCAGAAAAAATTTTCAGCCGGCCGCGCCGGCGGCATGTGGGGCTCGGATCACGCCCATTTCATCGAGCAGGGCATCCCAGATTTCACTTTCTATTCCACCGGCGATCATCCATTTTATCATCAGTTCGAGGATGACCCCAGTCAGATCAATCCGCAGTCGCTGCAATTCGTCGGCGATCGTGTCACAGAGCTGTTGCTTCGATTTGGCAATCATCCATCCAGTTTGCTATTTGACGGCAATCGCCAGGGTCGCACCTTTCTCATGTTTGGCGATCAATTGGATTTCGCGCTCACGCGCGACCAACAATTCCGAGAGGAACATGAATTGAAACAGTGGCTAAAAGAGCAGATCGACGCTGGCTTCAGCGGTGTAGTGTTGCCGCTCGATGGCCCGCTTTTTTCCCAACCCGAGAACTGTTATCGCAGCATCGATGAAATGAACCAGTGGGTCAAAAACAACAGTCATCTGGCGCTTCGCTACCAAAATGGAAACTCGCTGCATCAAGCCAGGAGTGAGGGCAAAATTGCCATTGCCACCGGGGTAGTGGGGAGCCAGATATTTCAACGGGACCTGGGCGCATTGCGCAATCTACCGAAGCTGGGCTTGACTTTTTTAGTGTTGAATGACCGATCGGACATGATGTTCGAAGGGAGCAAACTGAGTGCGTTCGGTGAAGAAGTGCTCAGGATCTGTCAGGCGGAAAATATCGCCATTTTCTGGCAAATTGAGCATCACGAGTTGCTTCAGAAGCTGCTCCGCAATTTCAGCGGCAAAGTGATCGTTCAAAAAAGGCCACCGTTGAGCCCCCTCATGATCGAGGAAGTGAAAGCGCTGGCGCAACAGAAAAACGCCTTGCTGTGGATCGAATGCCAATCCGATGTGCAGCCTCACCAGCTTTCTGAATTGATGGATGTCATTGCGTCGGAAAAGTTACACTTTTCGATCCAGGTAAATAGCCAAAATGCGGATACAGACTGGCCCATGCGGCTGGTTCAGGCGCTTTACGAGAACCGAATGCAGCGCCACAGTCGCAATGCGGTGTACAAAGAAATGGTAAAAGTACTAGGGGAAAACTTGAGGAATTTCTTGAAGTGA
- a CDS encoding AAA family ATPase, with amino-acid sequence MLTKLIIRNFKRFDQVEIDLANPVLFIGPNNSGKTSALQGLALWEIGIRKWFEKRGAQKSPEKRPGVAINRRDLVAIPVPSANLLWRNLHTRDVKRVGDKPQTRNVRIDIIVEGVINNQSWRCGLEFDYANEESFYCRPLRISESNESERLPVPEQAAQVRIAFLPPMSGLAANEVRLDQGAINVRVGEGRTAEVLRNLCYKIAQENKQHWKKLRDQIKWLFGAELDEPQYIPERGEITMTYSERSVALDLSSSGRGLQQTLLLLAYMYANPGAVLLLDEPDAHLEILRQRQIYQILVEVARENNNQVIAASHSEVLLNEAADKDLVIAFVGKPHALSDRGSQVLKSLRDIGFEQYYLAEQTGWVLYLEGSTDLAILRAFAERLQHEQAIQALQRPFVHYVGNQPGEVRKHFQGLREAVPHLKAIAIFDRLDMSLPSDLGAQGYMWRKREIENYFCFPEVLEAYARYGAETSVAGPLFSEAEAKARVQAMREAIHETEAALATLGKGSPWDQNTKVSDDFLGPLFKNYFKKLQLPNLMEKKNFHELARFVAPDQIDPEIKEKLDAIVQVARSAQPLDDNAI; translated from the coding sequence ATGCTAACTAAACTGATTATCCGCAACTTCAAGCGCTTTGACCAGGTTGAAATTGATCTTGCCAATCCAGTCCTTTTTATCGGCCCAAATAATTCAGGTAAAACCTCTGCCCTCCAGGGCCTGGCGCTTTGGGAAATAGGCATTAGGAAATGGTTTGAAAAGCGCGGTGCACAAAAAAGCCCGGAGAAAAGGCCTGGTGTTGCCATCAACCGACGGGATTTGGTTGCAATCCCGGTGCCGAGCGCCAACCTTCTCTGGCGGAATCTTCATACCCGTGACGTCAAACGAGTTGGCGACAAGCCACAAACCCGAAATGTTCGCATTGACATCATCGTGGAAGGTGTCATCAATAATCAGTCATGGCGATGCGGTCTTGAGTTTGATTACGCAAATGAAGAATCATTTTACTGCCGGCCGCTTCGAATTTCTGAAAGTAATGAATCAGAGAGGCTTCCGGTACCAGAGCAAGCTGCGCAGGTTCGCATTGCTTTTCTTCCTCCCATGTCAGGTTTGGCTGCTAATGAAGTACGGCTCGATCAAGGCGCTATCAATGTACGCGTAGGGGAGGGACGCACTGCCGAAGTGCTTCGCAATCTTTGCTATAAAATTGCTCAGGAAAACAAACAACACTGGAAGAAGCTAAGAGATCAAATCAAATGGCTGTTCGGTGCTGAATTGGACGAACCGCAATATATTCCAGAGCGTGGTGAAATAACGATGACTTATTCTGAACGGAGTGTAGCTTTGGACTTGTCGTCAAGCGGTCGCGGTTTGCAACAAACGTTACTGCTTCTCGCCTATATGTATGCCAATCCAGGAGCCGTGCTACTTCTCGATGAGCCAGATGCTCACCTCGAAATACTCCGTCAACGACAGATTTATCAGATTTTGGTTGAAGTGGCCAGAGAAAACAATAACCAAGTCATCGCGGCAAGCCATTCCGAAGTGCTGTTGAATGAGGCGGCTGATAAAGATTTGGTTATTGCCTTTGTAGGCAAACCTCATGCGCTCAGTGATCGCGGCAGTCAGGTGCTAAAATCGCTTCGCGACATCGGGTTTGAACAATATTATTTGGCTGAACAGACTGGTTGGGTATTGTATCTGGAAGGATCAACCGATTTAGCGATTTTAAGGGCATTTGCTGAACGTTTGCAGCATGAACAAGCAATTCAAGCTTTGCAGCGGCCGTTTGTCCATTATGTCGGAAACCAGCCAGGCGAGGTTCGAAAGCACTTTCAGGGCTTGCGGGAAGCTGTGCCCCATTTAAAAGCCATAGCAATATTCGATCGACTCGATATGTCTTTGCCATCGGATCTTGGCGCCCAAGGTTATATGTGGCGCAAACGTGAGATTGAAAATTATTTCTGCTTTCCAGAAGTATTAGAGGCTTATGCACGATATGGAGCGGAAACGAGCGTTGCAGGTCCTCTTTTTAGCGAAGCTGAAGCAAAGGCTCGGGTACAGGCGATGCGCGAAGCTATTCATGAGACTGAAGCAGCTTTAGCGACGCTGGGAAAAGGCTCTCCCTGGGATCAAAACACCAAAGTAAGCGATGATTTTCTTGGTCCGCTTTTTAAAAATTACTTCAAAAAATTGCAGCTACCAAACTTAATGGAAAAGAAAAATTTTCATGAGCTCGCTCGATTTGTAGCTCCCGACCAAATTGACCCTGAAATCAAAGAGAAGCTCGATGCAATTGTTCAGGTGGCACGCTCTGCTCAGCCTCTCGATGATAATGCAATATGA